From a single Bacteroidota bacterium genomic region:
- a CDS encoding L-threonylcarbamoyladenylate synthase: MRNVASEIVSKAAEVIRKGGVLLYPTDTIYGLGCDALNGAAIQRVFEIKRRADDKPALVLIQDGAMLDMLAAEFPPIASKLAKRFWPGPLTIIFKSRWDLHPLLTGSGGRVGVRIPDNDFCRRLLKETGVPIVSTSANISGTEGPGDIGSLRSLFGGLVDLVVDAGEPASNLPSTVVDVSHGILTIVREGVIPAEAVREVVDRKRPAT, translated from the coding sequence GATCCGAAAGGGAGGCGTCCTCCTTTACCCGACGGATACCATCTACGGCCTTGGTTGCGATGCCCTGAATGGGGCGGCGATTCAGCGGGTCTTCGAAATCAAGCGTCGAGCCGATGACAAGCCGGCGTTGGTTCTGATTCAGGATGGAGCGATGCTTGATATGCTGGCGGCGGAATTTCCTCCTATTGCCTCCAAGCTTGCGAAGCGGTTCTGGCCGGGCCCCCTGACGATCATCTTCAAGAGTAGATGGGATCTTCATCCGCTTCTTACGGGCAGCGGTGGGAGGGTGGGTGTGCGGATTCCCGATAACGACTTTTGCCGGCGGCTACTTAAGGAAACCGGCGTCCCGATTGTGTCAACGAGCGCGAACATCTCGGGGACGGAGGGGCCCGGGGATATCGGAAGCCTCCGGTCGCTATTTGGGGGCCTTGTGGATCTTGTGGTGGATGCCGGCGAGCCGGCCTCAAATTTGCCATCGACGGTGGTTGATGTTTCGCATGGGATACTGACAATCGTGCGCGAGGGGGTCATCCCGGCAGAGGCGGTTCGTGAGGTCGTGGACCGCAAAAGGCCCGCAACCTAA